The DNA window TCCATGAGTTGCTTTCACGGCTGAAAGCGGAAGCCGCCTCCGAATGGAGCTGCTGCTCCGGGTCGATGCCGGTGATCTGCTTGAGCTGAACTTCGGCGGCGGTTGCCACACCCGTGAGTCCGAGACAAGCGAGGGCGAGGGATCGGTTGATGCCTTGCATGGGAGAAAAGGGTCAGGGTTGGACGAGGGAGGTGCTGGTGCTGACGCGGGTGAACGTCACGCGTCCCCGGGCTTCGAGGGTTTCCTTGTTGAGTCCGGTGAAGGCCTCGTGGATGTCACCCTCGAGCACCTGGTCGGTGCCCGACTCGCCGTCGTCGATCTTCACCCGGACCGTGCGACCCATGGATCGGCCGTTCTTCAGGTCGGGGTGGTACTTGTGGCGGAAAGGGTTGAGCGGATGGCTCGCGGGCAGCGTCATCTGCCCTTCGAACCAGCCGGAGTCGGTGCCGAGCGTGAGCCCGCTGCCATCGATCGGCATCGTTGCGGTGCTGAAGCGCTGGCCGACCAGCTTGCCGCCGCGCATCGTGATTCCGTCGAAGTTCGGCAGCTGGGATTCGTCGAGGACGATGACCGTTTGCGGTGAAGCCGGCGGGACGACGCGGGTACGCATCAGGGTGGCCTCATCGAGCAGCTGCACGTTACCGCTGCCGGAGACGAACATCAGCACGTCTTCGGGGAAGCCGGCCGGGGTCGGCTGCCACTCGCCGGTGGCGGCGTGTTTCACCTCGTCCAGAACGGCCTTCCCGAGCCACAAGCCGCCGAGATCGGCGGACAGCTTGGCCGGGCTTGGCGTTTCGCCGCTGTAGATGCTGGCGATCTCGGTGTCGCCGAGCGCTCGCGAATACACGCTGACCTCGCGGATCGCTCCGGCGAAGTTCTCGGCGTTCCCGGGCAGATCGGAGCCGATGACCAGAGGCTCGTCGATCTGACCGAAGACGACCGAGGCGTCGTGCTCGACGGGGTCCTTCACACCATCGATGTAGAACCGGACCTTCGAACCATCGTAGGTAACCGCCACGTGCTGCCAGACGCCGCTGTTGCCGTTGAGGAGGACACTGCTGTCCCAAACGCCATCGCCGGTCCCCCCGGCGGGCGTGAACATGTTGGCGCCGAACCGCAGATGGCGCGCCCAGGTGACGGTGAAGGTGAAGGGAGCCTTGGTGACTCCCTTGGTCACGATGCCGTTCCAATCATCGAAGCGGGTCGCCTGGATCCAAGCCGTGATGGTGAGCTGGTTGGTGACCCCCGAGGCAATGTTCTGGACGCTCCGGAAGTGCTCGTTGTCAAACTTCGCCAGATAGACGCTGCGCGGGTCGCCATCCCAGTAGGCTCCCCAGCCAGGACCGAAGAAGTTCGCGGTCGTGCCGGTCCACTGGTCGTGAATCACGTTGCCACCGCCTTCGTTCATCGGGAAGTAGGCCTCGAGTCCGTCGAGCAGGTCGGCTCGTGCGGAAAGGCTTGGGATCAGGGCAAGCGCCGCCGTTGCGAGGATCGTTCTCATGGGGTGATCGGTCAGTTGGATGCTGCGGGGACCTCGACCGGCACGCTGATGCGCACGCCGCCGCCGGTGATTTGCAGGAGTCCCGCTCCCGGGCCGGAAGTCCGGACGCGCCACTCGGCCCGCGGGTCGAGGGACTGGCTTCCCGTCAGCGGGGATTCGGTATGGATGCCCGTCAGGCGGGCGAAGGAGACCGAACCGCTGGAAGTGATCTGCGCCGACACCGGAAGCTGGCCGTTCTTGCGCATCTGGAGGGAGAACGAGCCTCCGTCGCTTGAAACGACTCCACCGTCGCCGGCGATCGGGATGCTCACATCGAGCGGTCCCTGATGCTCCGAGCCGGTGTCGCACCAAACCCAGTAGCCTTCACCGCGCCGGATCGTCTCGGTCGGGGCGACCGCGATCCAGCGGTCGCTGACCAGCTTGAAGGCGCGCACCGGTTGATGGGCCGGTGAGCCGTCGAAGAACCGGGCGAAGGTCGGCGGCGCGGCCGGATCGACGTCGAAGCCGGTGAAGTTGAAGGAGGGTGCGATCCACTTGCGGCGCTCGAAGACCGGCTCGCCGGTCACGGTCCAGACGCAGGCGGCCGAGGTCTGGATGAGCAGCGCCTGCCGTCCGGTGACCGCGTGCAGGTTGTTGAGGAATGAGGCCGGGTGGCTGGAGGGCAGCCAGTTTTGCCAGGAAGACGACTTGCGGGGCAGGGCGGCGGGATCGGTCAGCGAGTCGACTTGGGCGACCGTCGGCAGCCATGCCGAGCAGCGTTCGACCGGCAGGCCCGCGAAAAGCGTGGATGGCGATGGCTGACTCGGCCGGATTTCGAGGAACACGGCATTCCAGCCGGCCTTCAGATTGAAAGTCTGCTCGGCCGCTTCGATGGCCGGGGCGAGGGAGAGAATGACGGTCGCGAGACCAACGAGGGGGCGGCGGGAGAGAGCCGGTGGGGATTCGAGGGGCGACGTCATAGCAGGACCAATCGGCGGAGAATTAAGGAATTTTTAATAATACGCGTTTGCGTAATGAAGAATGGAGGCTCGATGGCACGGAGGCTCCATAAAATTTTAGATTTGTAAATAGTTTTTATTCCTTAACCTAACAGCGTATAGCCATTGATATTGCTTGCTTCCTGGAGGCTGCGAGTGGGACGAAGGAGGTTGCCCAACCCTTGATGAGCTGGCTGAACGGCGCGACAACGGGAATCGCTTCGTGTGGGCGGCTTGGATTCCGCCGCTGAGGAAGCCGGCGAGTTTGCACGAAAAAGCCGCGCTCCCGGAGTCGGAGGCGCGGCTGGAAGGGGGGCGGAGGGTCGATCAGGCGTCAGCGCCCTTTTTCTTCTTCTTCGGATTGCTGGCTTCCGCCTGCTCCAGCTTGTTGCGCAGCGACTTGATCGTCTTGTCCCGCTCGTTCAGCTCCTTGCTGAGTTGCTGCTGTCGGGACTCCATCTTGCCGGTCTGGCTTTGAAGGCTCTCGAGTTTCTTGGCCGTGGCATCGGCGCGGTCCTTGGCCGCCATCATTTCCTGGGTCGCCTCGTTGGCGGTCATCAGGGCTTTCTTCAGTGCAGCCTGGCCCTTCTCCGCGGTTCGTTGCACGAGGGCTTCCATCTCGGACTTGAATTGCGCGTGTTGCTCCCGCAGCTCGCCGAGTTCCTTCTTCGTTTTGGCGAGTTCCGTCGTGGTCGCGACATTCAACTTCTTGGATTCCGCGAAGCCATTCGACATCTCGTGGATCTTCTTGTCCATCGTGGCGGTCGCGACCTTGAGCTTTTCGTTCTCTTTCACGAGCTCGGCCATCTTCCGCGGCTCCTTCAGTTCGTTGCGCAGGTGGTTCAGTTCGCTTTCGAGCGCGGTGAATTCCTTCACGGTCTTCTCAAGCCGGCCGTGGAAGTGGACCAGCTTCTCCTGAGCCGCGTGGCCGATCGCGAGGCGCTGTGCCTGCGCCTCGGCCTTGCTCTTCCACTCGGCCTCGGCCTTGGCGTGGGCGACTGACTTCTTCTCCCACTCGGTGGCGGATTTCTGACTTTCGGCGAGCTGCTTCTTGAGCTGTTCGATCAGCTGGTCCTTCTCGCCGATCACCTTCTTGCTGTGTTTGACCGTCTCGATCGCCAGATCGCGCTCGCGGATGGCGGTTTGGACCTGTTGTTCGGCCTGTTTCAGCGTGTCGGCGAGCGTGCTGAAACTCTCGCTGAGCATTTTCTGGGTCGACTCGGGGGCCGGCTTCTTGTCTGCGAACGCGGCCGGAACGAGGCTCGCGCTGAGGATTCCGAGGAGGAGGGCGATACGTGGGGTGTGTTTTGTGTTCATAAAGTCCTAAGGATACACTCCGGGGCTACGCCTGATCTTACGGAAATGCAAAGGGTTTCCGGAAAAGGATCCGCCACCTGCGCATTCGCACCGGTCTAGCGCAGGGAACGCAGCGCATCGCGCACTGCAGTCGGCAAACTCACGGCACCATTTCCGCCGAGTCGGGCATCGATTTCCTCCAGTCGCTGGATCAGGTCGCGGACGTCCTCGCGTTTCGCCGGACCGCCGGCGGCGGCACAGAAATGGGTCCGGCAGCCGAAGGGCCGACCGTCGTAGATGCGGCATTTGCCACTTTCCGGATGGAGAAACGGGCACGAGCCGTCGGCCGGCATCTCGAACTCCTTCCGGCCCGCCGCCCGCCACGCCTTGGCCGCCACGAATGCCTCGCCTTTCGTCAGGTAAGGCGTGTGACCGACCAGCCGGAACCGGCAGCAATCGGCGATCCCGGTGCAGTTCCGCTCGATCGGCCGGTGGCTCCACTCGGCGTAGATCTCTCGCACCTCACGCATCGCTTCGTTGAGGGCGGGGTCGCGCTTCATGGACCGATTCGAGGGGATGCGACCGCGGGGATCAAGGTTGGCGAGTTTGCCGGTTCCCTTTTGGCCGGGGGAGGTTGAGAATCGGCCTGATGAAACACTTTCCGGAACTCCAATTGACCGCGGTCGGGGCGCGGGTGCTGGGTTGCTTGCTGGAAAAGGAAGTCCTGACGCCCGACCAGTACCCGATGACGGTCAACGCGTTGGTCACGGCCTGCAACCAGGCGACTTCGCGCCATCCGGTGACGAGCTTCACGGCTTCGGAGGTGGAGGAGGCGCTGCGGCAGCTTTCGGACGACTACCTCGTCACCCGGATGCTCGGCGGCCGGGCTCCTAAGTTCGAACACAACCTTGGCGACCTGCTCGCGCTCACTTCCGCCGAGAGGGCGGTTTTCACGGTCTTGCTGCTGCGCGGAACGCAGACGGCCGGCGAGTTGAAGCAGCGGACGGAGCGGATGCACGACTTCGCCTCGCTCGACGAGGTCGAGGAGATCCTGACCGGCTTCATCGAGTATCCGCACGGCCCGTTGGTCGAGCGGTTGCCGGCGGGTGGCGGGCGACGGGTCGAGACCTTCCGGCACCTGCTTTCCGAGGATGCCGGCGCGGAGCCGGAGGCCGACTTCGATGCCGGCGCCGACTGGCGGCAGGAAATGGAACAGCGCTTGGCAGCGTTGGAGATGCAGGTCGCCGAGCTGAAGGCGCAGCTCGGGGAGTGAGCGGCCGGGAGGCCGCCTCGCCCACTCATGGCGCTCGCAGAGCGCCACTCCGTCAGTTCGCCACGATATTCACGAGGCGGCCGGGGACGACGATGATCTTGCGGATCGTCTTGCCTTCAGTCTGTTCCTGAACCTTCGGGGCCGCTTGGGCGGCGGCTTCGATCTCTTCCTTCGGCGCGTCCTTCGCCACCGTGATCTTGTCGCGCAGCTTGCCGTTCACCTGGACCACCAGTTCGATCTCCGACTCGATCAGCGCGGACTCGTCGTGAGCCGGCCAAGCCGACTCGCTGAGCGGTTCGGCCCCGCCGAGGCGGGCGTGGATTTCCTCGCTGAGGTGTGGGGCGAAGGGATTGAGCACGTGCAACAGCTGCGTGAACTCTTTCAGCGGCACCACGTCGGCGGCGGTGAAGGCGTTGGTGCAGATCATCATCTGCGAGATCGCGGTGTTGAACGACATCTTCTCGATGTCCTCGGTGACCTTCTTGATCGTCTCGTGGACGACCTTCAGCAGTGCCTTGTCGTCGCACGGCACGTCCTGGATCTTCGACGAGCGTTCCCACTCGCCGGCCTGGTTCAGTTCGAATGCGACGCGCCAGACGCGGGCGAGGAAGCGCGAGATGCCCTCGACGCCCTTCATTTGCCATGGCTTCACCTGCTCGAGCGGGCCCATGAACATCTCGTAGAGACGCAGCGCGTCGGCGCCGTAGTCGCGGACCACGTCGTCGGGATTGACGACATTGCCGAAGGACTTCGACATCTTGCGCCCGTCCTCACCGAGGATCAGGCCCTGGTTGACCAGCTTCTTGAACGGCTCGTTGGTCGACAGGTGGCCGAGGTCGTTCAGGACCTTGTGGTAGAAACGGGCGTAGAGCAGGTGCAGCACCGCGTGCTCGGTGCCGCCGACGTAGAGATCGACGATACCCTTGCTGTCCGTGCCGCCGCTCCAGTAGCTCTCGACTTCCTGGCCGATGAAGCTCTCGTTGTTGCCGGGGTCGCAGTAGCGCAGGTAGTACCAGCATGAGCCGGCCCACTGGGGCATCGTGTTCGTTTCACGCTCGAACTGGTCGCTGTAGTTGATCCAGTCGGTCGCCTTGACCAGCGGGCCGCGCGGGTCGCCGGTCGGCTTGAAATCCTCCATTTCCGGCTGCAGCAGCGGCAGCTCGCTCTCGGGGATGGTCGTGTGCTCGCCCGTCGTCTTGTCCCACAGCAGCGGGAACGGCTCACCCCAGTAGCGCTGGCGGCTGAACAGCCAGTCGCGGAGCTTGTACTGGATCTTACGGACTCCTTTGCCCTCCGACTCCAGCCACTCGATGATCTTCGCCTTCGCCTCAGCGGTCGGCAGGCCGTCGAGGAAGCCGGAATTCACCGCGGTGCCATGGTCGGTATAGCCCTGCCAGTCCTCGTCGCCCTTCGGCTGGACCACCTGCAGGATCGGCAGCTCGAACTTCTTGGCGAACTCGAAGTCACGTTCGTCGTGCGCCGGCACGGCCATGATCGCGCCTGTGCCGTAGCCCATCATGACGTAGTCGGCGATCCAGACCGGGATCTTCTCGCCGTTGACCGGATTGATCGCGTGAGCACCGGTGAAGACGCCGGTCTTGTCCTTGTTCAAGTCGCCGCGATCGAGGTCGGACTTGCTGGCGCAGGCCGCGACATATTCCTCGACCGCCGACTTCTGCGCGTCGGTCGTGATTTCGGCCACCAGCGGGTGCTCGGGAGCGAGCACCATGTAGGTGGCGCCGAACAGGGTGTCCGGACGGGTTGTGAAGACAGTCACCTGATGACCTTCCAGATCGAAGTGAACTTCCGCACCTTCGCTGCGGCCGATCCAGTTCCGCTGCAGCAGCTTGATGCCTTCCGGCCAGTCGAGCGGCTCCAGTTCGTCGATCAGCCGCTGGGCATACTTGGTGATCCGCAGCATCCACTGGCGCAGCGGTCGGCGTTCGACGGTGTGGCCCTTGGCTTTCCACTCCTCGACCTCCTCGTTGGCGAGGACGGTGCCGAGATCGGGCGACCAGTTGACCGGCGCCTCGTGGATGAAGGCCAGCCGGACCGCGTCAATCTGCTCGCGGCTCCAGCCCTTGCCTTCCAGTTCGCTGACCGGCTTGGCCTTCTGCGCCTCTTCGTCGAAGTAGGAGTTGTAGAGCTGGATGAAGATCCACTGGGTCCAGCGGACGTATTCCGGGTCGGTGGTGGCGATCTCGCGATCCCAGTCGTAGCCGAAGCCCAGCGACTTCAGCTGGCGCTTGAAGGTGGTGATGTTGGCCTCGGTCGTGACCCGCGGGTGCTGGCCGGTCTTGATCGCGTACTGCTCGGCGGGCAGGCCGAACGAATCCCAGCCCATAGGATGGAGCACGTTGAATCCCTGGCGGCGCTTGGCGCGGCCGATGATGTCGGTGGCGGTGTAGCCTTCCGGGTGTCCGACGTGCAGGCCGCTGCCGGACGGGTAGGGGAACATGTCGAGGACGTAGAACTTCGGCTTCGAAGCATCGAAATCGGCATCGCCCGGATTTGGCGTGCGGAAGGTCTTCTCATCGTCCCAGCGCTTCTGCCAAGCGGGCTCGAACTCATCGAAGGGGTAGGGCTTGCGGCGGTCGTCGGACATGGTGGTGGAAATGCCAAATGCTCAAGTTCCCATGCCAAATGGCGGGAATGGGCCTGCCCTTCGTAGCCCGACGGGCGAAGAAGGGGCGCGGAAATTGGCGGAACCGCCTGAATTTGAAAAGAAAAACCCCGGGGGATGGGCGGTCGGACTGAGAGTGGGATGCGGCTGCAGCATGGACCGCGAGCTTTAGCTCGCCCCGACGGTCCGGTGGCCGGGGTTCCGGGGCGAGCTAAAGCTCGCGGTCCATGATGATCCTCCCAGGACGGCCACTTCGATGGTGCGCGGACTTCAGTCCGCATCCGGTCGATAGAATGCGGACTGAAGTCCGCGCACCATCCACGGCTACTTCGCCGGGATGTGGATGATCGTCACGAGCTCGTCTTCCGGCGTGGTTTCCGGATCGCTCTCGTAGGTCTCGAAGGGAGCGAGGCGCTTGCTTCCATGGAAGACCTTCGAGCGGGCATGCATCATGCCGGCGGCCCACGCATTGCCAAGGTGGCGGTAGGCGCCGGTGTGACGGACCTGGTAGGCGCGGCAGGCGGGGCGGCTGCCGGAGACAAATCCGGCCGGGCCCTCGTCCGGCGCCTGAAGAAACGGAACGCAGGCGGTGTAGCGGCAGACGTTGGCGGCGGGCGACCATTTCAGCACCGAGCAAAAGGGAGGCCCGCTCGGGCTGAGGTCCGCTTCCTCCAGCCACTCGCGGATTTGAGCGAAATTCTCCCTCATGTGGGGACCGATCTCATCGATCGGGCACTCGGTGTTGATGCCGGCGTAGGCGGTTTCCGGGAGCTCGACGATCCCGGGGAACTCGAGCTTGCTCGGCACGGATCCGGTCTCGATGCGGTCCTTGAGCATCCGCAGCCCGCGGTCGTAGTCGGCGCCGATGTAGCCGGACATCATCGACTTCATCCAGAACATGAACCACGGCAGCGAGCCGGTCATGGTCCAGGTGACCTCGGTGCCGCCATCCTTCTCGGCGAAGCGGAAACCGACGGTGTTCTCCGACTTCCACGGGCTCAGGAAAGTCAGCGCGTAGTCGATCGATGAGCCTTCCGACTCACCCGTGATTCTCATGATGCCGCTGCCGCAGACCGGTCCTTCCCAGTCGTAGCGCTTGCCGTCGTCGGCATAGGTCAGCTTGGCGTGCGGATCGCAGATCAGCCACGGCGACCAGTCGGGCCATTTCCGGAAATTCCGCACGTCGGCGAAGACGGCGTCGGGAAAGGCCTCGATGTGGATGGAGCGGGAAACGTCGAAGGAGGGCATGGGGAGGAAGGCTCAGGTTGCAATGTTCCAATGCCAAATTGGGGAGAGTCCGGGAAGCGGATAGCAAGGCCTCGGGACAAAGAAAAACCCCGCCGCGGCGCGGGGCCGGGCGGGGTGGTGAGAGGGGAATCGCGTTACTTCTTGAGCAGCGACTTCAGGTGGGCGACGTAGGCGTCGGGACCGCCTTCGCGGTAGCCGATGTCACCGGAGAGCTTCTTGCCTTCGGCATCGACGAGGTAGATCGTCGGGTAGCCTTCGACCTTGAACTCCTTGTCGAGTTTCTTGTTCTGCGCCTTCAGCTCGTCCGACTGCTCCTTCTTGCGAGGGAAGTCGACCTCCATCAGCACGAGGTTGTCCTTGGCGTATTCCTTGAAGGACTCCTTGGAGAAGACTTCCTTCTCGAGCTTGATGCACCAGCCGCACCAGTCGGTGCCGGTGAAGTTGATGAGGATCGGCTTGTTTTCCTTCTTGGCCTGGGCCTTGGCGGCTTCCCAGTCGGTGCCCCATCCGCTCGCGAATGCGGCAGTGGTGCTGAGGGCGACGAGAACGACGGTCTGAATCAGGGATTTCATGGGAGGTGGAGGTCGGTTCAATCGAGATCCTTGCGCTCGAGGGCCTTGTCGAGGTGGTCGAGGAAGAGGTCGATCTTCGGATACTGCGAAGCGAAGAAGCGGTTGAATTCCTTACCGTTGGAATCGAACAGGATCACGGTCGGGAAGCCCTCGATGTCGTATTTCTTGGCGTAGGGCTCGTTCTTCTTCTTCACCTCCTTGTCGCCGCGCGGGAAGTCCAGCTCGACGAGGATGAAGTCTTCGGAGGCCTTTTTGACGAACTCCTTCTTGGAGAACACGTTCTTGCGCATCGCGATGCACGGAGGGCACCAGTCGGAACCGGTGAACTCGACCAGCACGGGCTTGTTCTGGGCCTTGGCGTCCTTGAAGGCTTTCTCGAGATCGGTGCTCCAGCCTTCGAGCGTGTTGGCGAAGGCCGAGCTGACGAGGGCGGTGCCGGCCATGGCGAAGGCGGCGAGGTGAGTGATTGCTTTCATCGCAGTGTAGGCGTTGTGAGGCGGGGGATTATTTCAAAAATCTTGGCCGGATCGGTCGGGCGGTCTACCGAAAAGCATGGCTGCGGAGAAACCGAGATTGGTGGTGGCGACGCGCAACGCCCACAAGACGGCGGAAATCCGCGAGATGATCGGCGACCGTTTCGAGGTGCTCGACGCGACCTCCTTCCCCGATCTGCCGGAGGTCGAGGAAACCGGATCCACCTTTCTGGAGAACGCGACACTCAAGGCGGTGTCGGTCAGCCGCGGCATCGGCGGGCTGGCGCTTTCCGATGATTCCGGCCTCGAGGTCGATGCCCTCGATGGCCGGCCCGGCGTGTGGTCGAGCTCGTTCGGTGGCGAGGAGGGAAACCACGCGAAGAACAACGAGCGGCTTCTCCGGGAAATGGATGGCGTCGCCGACCGCAACGGGCGTTTCCGGTGCGTCATGGTGCTGGCGGACAAGGGCGAGGTGATCGCCGATTTCTCCGGCTCGGTCGAAGGGCGGATCCTGGCCGAGCGGAGCGGGGAGGGTGGTTTCGGCTACGATCCCCTGTTCGCTCCCGAGGGCTACGACGAAAGCTTTGCGGAGCTGGGATCCGAGGTGAAAAACGGCATGAGCCACCGCGGTCGGGCACTGGCGCAGGTCGTTGAGTGGCTGGAGTCGAGGCAGGCTTGAACCGCCACTTTTGGCGAGCCACCACAGGGACGGACTGGTAGGAACCCGCGCGTGGCATTGCGATTGAGCCGACGCAACGGGCAGAAGATGTCGAAGGGCTGCGGCGCGCTCTTCGGTCTCGGTTGGACCGCGTTCAGCTCGATCTTTGTCGTCGCGGGCATCTGGGTGTTCTGGACCTCGGTGCAAAGCCGGACCTGGGAAAAGGTTCCGTGCGAGTTGGTGAAGTTCGAGATCATCGACGAGCCCAACACCGATCCTCCTTTCCGGCCGGATCTTCTTTTCCGCTACGAATACGAGGGAACGCCTTACCAGAGCGACCGGTTGACCTCGGCCGACGACGACCGGGAATCGGATTACGAAACCCTCGTCGAGTTGCGTCAGGAACTCTACGGCAAGGAGCTCGACCTGACCTGCCGGGTGAATCCCGGCGATCTGTCGCAGGCGGTGCTGCAGGACTCGGCGGGCGACGCTTGGTTCGGCCTCGTTTTCGCGGGCTTCGGCGGTTGCTTCATGCTGGTCGGGATCGGTCTGACATTCACCGCGTTTGGTGAGGAAAAGGCGGCCAAGGCGAAGACGACTCCGGCCACGCTGAAGTCGCCGATGGCCGGGGTGCTCGGCTGCGGATTCTTCGGAGCTTTCGCCGCTGCCGGTCTCGGGATCCTGTTCGGGGTCGTCGTTCCGAAGGCCTTCGAATACTTCGACATGAGAGGGTGGGTCGAGACGCCCGCCGAAGTGGTTTGGTCGCGGGTCCGGTCGCACGACTCGGACGACGGCACCACCTATTCGGTCGACATCTTCTATCGCTACGAGTTCGAGGGCATCGAGTATCGATCGAACCGCCAGAGCGTCGTGGGAGGCAGCTCGAGCGGCCGGAAATCGAAGGCCGAGGTGGTGCGCAACCACCCGGCCGGCACGGCGATCCTCTGCTACGTCGATCCGGACGAACCGTGGAAGGCGGTGCGGGAGCGGAAGCTCGGCTGGTGGGCACTCTTCGCGCTGTTCCCGCTGCCATTCGCCGCGATCGGGCTCGGTGGCTTGTGGTTTGCCTTCGTCAAAAAGAAGAATCCCAAGGGTGATCGCGAGCCGGTGACGACCCGTGCGTCGCGATCGACTTCCGGCAAGTCATCCGAGTCCGGCATCCGGCTGAGCGGGGGCGGGAGCACGGTCGGCAAGCGGTTGCTTCATGTCGTCGGCGCGATCTTCCTCGCCGGGTTCTGGAACGGGATCACCGGGGTGTTCGTCTGGCAGATGTGGCAAGGATGGTCGCGGGGCGAAGCTCCTTGGTTCCTGACGATCTTCCTGACTCCGTTCGTGCTGATCGGTCTCGGTCTGATCATCCACATCTTCTACCGGATCTTCGCGATCTTCTCGCCGATGTACCGCGTCGAGTTTTCCGAACGCCATCTGTCGCCGGGAGGGCACGCGTCCATTTCGTGGAGACGGGCAGGCGGCGGCGGGACACCCAGGAGGCTGGCGCTGTGGCTGGTCGGTCGCGAGGAAGCGACCTACCGCCGGGGCACCAGCACGAGCACCGCGACATCGGTGTTCCACGAGGAGGCGCTGTTCGAAACCGAGACCAAGATGATGATGCCCGCCGGGCGGGTGACCGTGGATCTGCCGGCCGATGCCGTTCCGAGTTTCCGGGGAACGCACAACAAGGTGAGGTGGTTCGTGATCCTGACCGCGGATGTGCCGATGCGTCCCGATGTGAAGGACGAGTACGAGATCGATGTGAAAGGAGGTCGTCGATGAGCCGGGCTGAGATCGAGTTGGATGACGGTGACGCGTTCCGCCCCGGCGAAACCATGCGCGGCAAGGTCGTGGTCGGGCAACTCGAGGACTCCGACGGGCTCGAGATCAGGCTCTTCTGGGCGACCCGTGGCAGAGGAACCGAGGAACTCAAAGTTGTGGAGACCCGCCGCCTCGAAGCGAAGGGCCCGGAGCTGCCGTTCGAATTCGAGCTGCCTTTCGAGCCACCGAGTTTCTCCGGGTCATTGATCAGCGTTGTGTGGGCGCTTGAGTTGGTGGATTCGGAAGGCGAGGCGTGCGCGCATCGCGAGTTCGTGATGTCGCCCACGGGACGGGAACTGGAACTCGGGACGGTCGAGTCGCCCCGCCATCTCGGCAACAAGCGCCGGAAGAAGAAACGATGAAAGCCCGCGAGAATCCCTTCGCTCCCGGGCGCATGGAGCGGGTGCTTCCGTTCGACCCGGAACTGGTCGGTACCACTTGGCAGGAGATCGAGTCGCGCTGGGAGTCGCTCGGCCGGCGGGCGTGTGTGGTCGGCCACCACGGGGCCGGCAAGACGACCTTCCTCGACGGCTTCGAGCGGCGGCTGTGTGGACGTGTCCCGGTCGTGCGGCTGTTCTTCAACCGGTCGAAGCGCCGTCTTGAGCCGGAGGACCTCGAAAAGCTCGGAGATCTTGGCGGGAAGTGCCTGTTGGTCGATGGCGACCGTCATCTGCCGCTGCGTGACCGGATCGAGCTGTGGCATGGGGCGCGGAAGGCGTCGGGAGTGGTGAGTGCCCGGCATCGGGCCGGCCGCCTGCCGGTGCTGCTTGGACTCAGGTCGAATCCCCAACTCGCTGAGTCGTTGCTCGGGCGCGCCTGCCCCAAGGAAGCGGCGGAGTTCCGGGAATTGCTGCCCGCTCTTCTCCGCCGGCACCGGGGGAACATCCGCAACGTCTGGCTCGAATGCTACGACCGCTGGGCCGGATAGTTATTTCGGAACCAAAAACTTTTTGAAAAACTTAACTAATTGAGGTAGAAGCCCCGTTCATGAAGCGTCGCGACTGGATCATGCTTTCGGCATCGGCCCTCGGATTCACCGCCTGCGGGCGTCAGATCACGGCCCGGCAACCGGTTTCCTACAACTTCGAGCACGGTCAGACGGCCATGCTGCGCGGCGGTATCGCCTTCGCGCCGAAGCGCGCTCCCGAGGCGGTGAAGCGCGCGATCCAGGCCGGCAACCGCTTGCAGGGGAAACCCTACAAATGGGGTGGTGGC is part of the Haloferula helveola genome and encodes:
- a CDS encoding YceH family protein; translation: MKHFPELQLTAVGARVLGCLLEKEVLTPDQYPMTVNALVTACNQATSRHPVTSFTASEVEEALRQLSDDYLVTRMLGGRAPKFEHNLGDLLALTSAERAVFTVLLLRGTQTAGELKQRTERMHDFASLDEVEEILTGFIEYPHGPLVERLPAGGGRRVETFRHLLSEDAGAEPEADFDAGADWRQEMEQRLAALEMQVAELKAQLGE
- a CDS encoding SRPBCC family protein produces the protein MPSFDVSRSIHIEAFPDAVFADVRNFRKWPDWSPWLICDPHAKLTYADDGKRYDWEGPVCGSGIMRITGESEGSSIDYALTFLSPWKSENTVGFRFAEKDGGTEVTWTMTGSLPWFMFWMKSMMSGYIGADYDRGLRMLKDRIETGSVPSKLEFPGIVELPETAYAGINTECPIDEIGPHMRENFAQIREWLEEADLSPSGPPFCSVLKWSPAANVCRYTACVPFLQAPDEGPAGFVSGSRPACRAYQVRHTGAYRHLGNAWAAGMMHARSKVFHGSKRLAPFETYESDPETTPEDELVTIIHIPAK
- the leuS gene encoding leucine--tRNA ligase, with product MSDDRRKPYPFDEFEPAWQKRWDDEKTFRTPNPGDADFDASKPKFYVLDMFPYPSGSGLHVGHPEGYTATDIIGRAKRRQGFNVLHPMGWDSFGLPAEQYAIKTGQHPRVTTEANITTFKRQLKSLGFGYDWDREIATTDPEYVRWTQWIFIQLYNSYFDEEAQKAKPVSELEGKGWSREQIDAVRLAFIHEAPVNWSPDLGTVLANEEVEEWKAKGHTVERRPLRQWMLRITKYAQRLIDELEPLDWPEGIKLLQRNWIGRSEGAEVHFDLEGHQVTVFTTRPDTLFGATYMVLAPEHPLVAEITTDAQKSAVEEYVAACASKSDLDRGDLNKDKTGVFTGAHAINPVNGEKIPVWIADYVMMGYGTGAIMAVPAHDERDFEFAKKFELPILQVVQPKGDEDWQGYTDHGTAVNSGFLDGLPTAEAKAKIIEWLESEGKGVRKIQYKLRDWLFSRQRYWGEPFPLLWDKTTGEHTTIPESELPLLQPEMEDFKPTGDPRGPLVKATDWINYSDQFERETNTMPQWAGSCWYYLRYCDPGNNESFIGQEVESYWSGGTDSKGIVDLYVGGTEHAVLHLLYARFYHKVLNDLGHLSTNEPFKKLVNQGLILGEDGRKMSKSFGNVVNPDDVVRDYGADALRLYEMFMGPLEQVKPWQMKGVEGISRFLARVWRVAFELNQAGEWERSSKIQDVPCDDKALLKVVHETIKKVTEDIEKMSFNTAISQMMICTNAFTAADVVPLKEFTQLLHVLNPFAPHLSEEIHARLGGAEPLSESAWPAHDESALIESEIELVVQVNGKLRDKITVAKDAPKEEIEAAAQAAPKVQEQTEGKTIRKIIVVPGRLVNIVAN
- a CDS encoding thioredoxin family protein — translated: MKSLIQTVVLVALSTTAAFASGWGTDWEAAKAQAKKENKPILINFTGTDWCGWCIKLEKEVFSKESFKEYAKDNLVLMEVDFPRKKEQSDELKAQNKKLDKEFKVEGYPTIYLVDAEGKKLSGDIGYREGGPDAYVAHLKSLLKK
- a CDS encoding YkgJ family cysteine cluster protein, giving the protein MKRDPALNEAMREVREIYAEWSHRPIERNCTGIADCCRFRLVGHTPYLTKGEAFVAAKAWRAAGRKEFEMPADGSCPFLHPESGKCRIYDGRPFGCRTHFCAAAGGPAKREDVRDLIQRLEEIDARLGGNGAVSLPTAVRDALRSLR
- a CDS encoding LamG domain-containing protein encodes the protein MRTILATAALALIPSLSARADLLDGLEAYFPMNEGGGNVIHDQWTGTTANFFGPGWGAYWDGDPRSVYLAKFDNEHFRSVQNIASGVTNQLTITAWIQATRFDDWNGIVTKGVTKAPFTFTVTWARHLRFGANMFTPAGGTGDGVWDSSVLLNGNSGVWQHVAVTYDGSKVRFYIDGVKDPVEHDASVVFGQIDEPLVIGSDLPGNAENFAGAIREVSVYSRALGDTEIASIYSGETPSPAKLSADLGGLWLGKAVLDEVKHAATGEWQPTPAGFPEDVLMFVSGSGNVQLLDEATLMRTRVVPPASPQTVIVLDESQLPNFDGITMRGGKLVGQRFSTATMPIDGSGLTLGTDSGWFEGQMTLPASHPLNPFRHKYHPDLKNGRSMGRTVRVKIDDGESGTDQVLEGDIHEAFTGLNKETLEARGRVTFTRVSTSTSLVQP